In Hemicordylus capensis ecotype Gifberg chromosome 3, rHemCap1.1.pri, whole genome shotgun sequence, one DNA window encodes the following:
- the FDX1 gene encoding adrenodoxin, mitochondrial: MAASGCLLVQVAASSCRRLLSARSRTSRAWGAVAARLGPSRLLHASALAGLSSEDKVTVHFINRDGDKLTAQGKVGDSLLDVVVDNNLDIDGFGACEGTLACSTCHLIFEDDVFKKLDAITDEEMDMLDLAYGLTERSRLGCQICLKKSINNMTVRVPEAVADARQSIDMSKNS; encoded by the exons ATGGCTGCCTCAGGCTGCCTCCTCGTCCAGGTTGCGGCCTCCTCCTGCCGTCGCCTGCTCTCGGCGCGTAGCCGGACCAGCAGAGCTTGGGGCGCCGTGGCTGCCCGCTTAGGCCCCAGCCGGCTCCTCCATGCGTCCGCCCTGGCGGGGCTCAG CTCAGAAGATAAAGTTACTGTGCACTTCATAAACCGTGATGGTGACAAACTAACAGCCCAAGGAAAGGTTGGGGACTCGCTTCTAGATGTTGTGGTTGATAACAACCTAGACATAGATGGATTTG GTGCGTGTGAAGGAACGCTTGCCTGTTCTACTTGTCACTTAATCTTCGAAGACGACGTATTTAAAAAACTAGATGCAATCACTGATGAGGAAATGGATATGCTGGACCTTGCCTATGGACTGACGGAAAG ATCACGACTGGGTTGCCAGATCTGCTTGAAGAAATCTATTAATAATATGACAGTTCGAGTGCCTGAAGCCGTTGCCGATGCCAGACAATCCATAGACATGAGCAAGAACTCTTAA